The following proteins are co-located in the Polystyrenella longa genome:
- a CDS encoding bL17 family ribosomal protein, whose protein sequence is MRHRFRGRKLGRNAPHRKAMFSNMANSLICSLRVDEDAENTPKVQGRIITTVPKAKELRPIIEKLITLAKKAQVHERNAAQYATTAERNTDEWKTWRNSEQWQKWAQAIAPSVTLRRRAFARLRDNLAVDILFNELAERFADRQGGYTRVVRLAEVRLGDSGAQALIEFVGENDRVKSKRQAPVVEEETTPEPKATKEKAAPEASSEADEKTEE, encoded by the coding sequence ATGCGTCACCGTTTCCGTGGCCGTAAATTAGGTCGTAACGCCCCGCACCGTAAGGCAATGTTCAGCAACATGGCTAATAGCCTGATTTGCTCATTGCGTGTTGATGAAGATGCCGAAAACACTCCTAAGGTTCAGGGACGTATCATTACGACCGTTCCCAAAGCCAAAGAGCTGCGTCCAATCATTGAAAAACTGATTACTCTGGCTAAAAAAGCCCAGGTACATGAACGCAATGCGGCTCAGTATGCAACGACTGCTGAGCGGAATACGGATGAATGGAAAACATGGCGTAACTCTGAACAGTGGCAGAAATGGGCTCAGGCAATTGCTCCTTCTGTGACTCTTCGACGCCGTGCTTTTGCCCGACTTCGCGATAATCTCGCCGTTGATATTCTCTTCAATGAGTTGGCCGAACGATTCGCTGATCGACAGGGTGGCTACACTCGTGTTGTCCGACTTGCTGAAGTTCGATTAGGTGATTCTGGTGCTCAGGCATTGATCGAGTTCGTTGGCGAAAACGATCGTGTCAAATCGAAGCGACAAGCACCAGTTGTAGAAGAAGAAACAACTCCGGAACCAAAAGCAACCAAAGAAAAAGCAGCTCCTGAAGCTTCATCTGAAGCTGATGAGAAAACAGAAGAGTAA
- the rpmJ gene encoding 50S ribosomal protein L36: MKVRASVKRICEHCKVVRRKGKIYVICSSNPRHKQRQG; this comes from the coding sequence ATGAAAGTTCGCGCCAGCGTGAAACGAATCTGCGAACATTGCAAAGTAGTGCGTCGTAAAGGGAAAATTTATGTGATCTGTTCTTCTAATCCGCGTCATAAACAACGCCAGGGTTAA
- the rpsM gene encoding 30S ribosomal protein S13, whose amino-acid sequence MPRILGVDTPNNKKTYISLSYLYGIGQFKAIQICETLGLDPHRKAVELSEDEIARLNDHLDKEQTVEGQLRRQHQEDVSRLKSIACYRGVRHRRGMPVRGQNTQTNARTRKGIKKTVAGKKGVKDMKH is encoded by the coding sequence ATGCCACGTATCCTCGGTGTCGATACTCCCAATAATAAAAAAACATACATCTCCCTGTCCTACCTGTATGGTATCGGTCAGTTTAAGGCAATTCAGATTTGCGAAACGCTGGGACTTGATCCGCATCGCAAGGCGGTTGAATTGTCGGAAGATGAGATCGCTCGATTGAACGATCACCTTGACAAAGAACAGACTGTTGAAGGTCAGCTTCGACGTCAGCATCAGGAAGACGTTTCCCGACTGAAGAGTATCGCCTGCTACCGTGGTGTCAGACACCGTCGTGGTATGCCGGTTCGTGGTCAGAATACACAAACGAATGCCCGTACTCGCAAAGGTATCAAAAAGACCGTTGCAGGTAAAAAGGGTGTGAAAGACATGAAACATTAG
- the rpsH gene encoding 30S ribosomal protein S8 produces the protein MMTDPIADMLTRIRNAIQIERPFVDVPYSNVKKGIAETLEREGYIWDFHVVEIEDAPQNILRVNLKYGPNGERVIQHIKRLSKPGGRVYCKIEDLVDVLDGLGINILSTSKGILSNREARKEHVGGELICEVW, from the coding sequence ATGATGACCGACCCTATTGCCGATATGTTGACTCGCATACGTAATGCGATTCAGATCGAGCGCCCCTTTGTCGATGTGCCGTATTCCAATGTTAAAAAAGGAATTGCGGAAACACTGGAGCGAGAGGGTTACATCTGGGATTTCCATGTGGTTGAGATTGAAGATGCTCCGCAGAATATCTTGCGGGTCAACCTCAAGTATGGCCCCAACGGTGAACGGGTAATACAGCACATTAAACGCCTCAGTAAACCGGGTGGCCGAGTTTACTGCAAGATCGAAGATTTGGTCGACGTTCTGGACGGATTGGGTATTAATATCCTCTCCACCAGTAAAGGGATCCTGAGCAATCGGGAAGCTCGCAAAGAACACGTTGGTGGCGAGTTGATCTGCGAAGTCTGGTGA
- a CDS encoding putative metallopeptidase produces the protein MQYHEHGFDFTGAMRRLCEDVCERLDVFQHINMDEIVVTYAQARRKVSWGLQAKLTPLRFEGGTLETNREGQRWKAQRLFQGRREMLYMLTFYLPRFQEQTFSEKMVTVLHELYHISPEFNGDIRRLPGRCYVHSMSEKEYDLLMAKYVRAYLAMKPPRELFDFLRFKFSTLERKFGQVVGLQVPIPKMLPIDEARSA, from the coding sequence ATGCAATATCATGAGCATGGATTTGATTTCACGGGCGCGATGCGTCGTCTTTGTGAAGATGTTTGCGAACGACTTGATGTCTTTCAGCATATCAACATGGATGAAATCGTCGTGACCTATGCGCAGGCCAGGCGGAAAGTGAGTTGGGGTCTTCAGGCGAAACTGACACCGCTCCGGTTTGAAGGAGGAACTCTCGAAACAAATCGAGAGGGACAACGGTGGAAAGCACAACGGCTTTTTCAGGGACGTCGCGAAATGCTCTACATGCTCACGTTCTATCTGCCTCGCTTTCAAGAGCAGACATTCTCTGAAAAGATGGTCACCGTCTTACACGAGTTGTACCATATCAGCCCGGAATTCAACGGGGACATTCGTCGGTTGCCCGGAAGATGTTATGTGCACTCGATGAGTGAAAAAGAGTACGATCTGCTGATGGCCAAGTATGTCAGAGCTTATCTGGCGATGAAGCCGCCGCGCGAGCTATTTGATTTTCTGCGATTCAAATTCAGTACGCTCGAACGAAAGTTTGGTCAGGTAGTGGGTTTGCAGGTCCCGATTCCGAAGATGTTACCGATCGACGAAGCTCGCAGCGCATAA
- the rplF gene encoding 50S ribosomal protein L6 has translation MSRIGKKPIAVNDGVDVNIKEGTITVKGKNGSLDFTWHPNMNVAYDSDKQEIAVTRPNDQRQNRALHGLTRSLIGNMVQGVQELFERKLEIKGVGYNGTIQGNVLRLQVGFANTIELPIPEGVNCQCVDPTHITITSADKQKAGQFAANIRKVRPPEPYKGKGIRYEGEFVRIKAGKALAGK, from the coding sequence ATGTCTCGTATTGGAAAAAAGCCGATCGCTGTCAATGACGGCGTCGATGTGAACATCAAAGAGGGCACGATTACTGTAAAAGGTAAGAACGGGTCTCTTGATTTTACATGGCATCCTAATATGAATGTCGCTTACGACTCTGATAAGCAGGAGATCGCTGTCACACGACCGAATGACCAGCGTCAAAACCGTGCTTTGCATGGATTGACTCGAAGTCTAATCGGAAACATGGTGCAGGGTGTCCAGGAACTGTTTGAACGTAAACTTGAAATCAAAGGCGTTGGATACAACGGTACGATTCAAGGTAATGTTCTTCGGTTGCAAGTCGGGTTTGCAAACACGATTGAGTTACCAATTCCCGAAGGTGTTAATTGTCAATGTGTGGATCCAACCCATATTACAATCACCAGTGCTGACAAACAAAAAGCAGGTCAGTTTGCTGCTAATATCAGAAAAGTTCGACCACCTGAACCTTACAAAGGTAAAGGTATCCGCTACGAGGGTGAATTCGTTCGCATCAAAGCGGGTAAAGCTCTGGCTGGTAAATAA
- the rpsK gene encoding 30S ribosomal protein S11, with amino-acid sequence MAVQKKKKVRRHVTKAIAHIKATFNNTIVTITDTNGEVICWASAGTVGFKGSRKSTPFAAQKAAEICSERAAKCGVREMEIRVKGPGSGRESAITGLQGNGINIKVIEDVTPLPHNGCRPPKKRRV; translated from the coding sequence TTGGCCGTTCAGAAGAAAAAGAAAGTCCGACGTCACGTTACTAAAGCGATTGCCCATATCAAGGCAACGTTCAATAACACGATTGTCACGATCACCGATACCAACGGCGAAGTTATTTGCTGGGCATCGGCCGGTACTGTTGGTTTTAAAGGAAGTCGTAAGAGCACGCCATTTGCGGCTCAAAAGGCTGCTGAAATCTGTTCGGAACGCGCTGCAAAATGTGGTGTTCGCGAAATGGAAATTCGGGTCAAAGGACCTGGTTCTGGACGCGAAAGTGCGATCACTGGATTGCAGGGAAATGGCATCAATATCAAAGTGATTGAAGATGTAACTCCGCTACCTCATAATGGTTGCCGTCCTCCGAAGAAACGTCGCGTCTGA
- the secY gene encoding preprotein translocase subunit SecY yields MFSKLTLLFRIPELRRKIMLTLGLLLVYRLGSWIPLPIVSQELLRQNIENMAGDTGGLGQMMQIVSMFSGSNLEQATIFGLGIMPYISASIIFQLLTSVYPPLEQLKKEGESGQRKINEYTRYATIPICLVQSYMWINWLRSGMGSGMSLIQTGYDEPFFIFACVLTMTVGTLFLMWVGEQIDAYGIGNGISLLIMAGILARMPIEAWGLISKGVNEGVQLGAGKGLDVGELLILAVIFVTVVVGVIAITQGQRRIPIQSAKHVRGNRVMGGQRQSLPLRVNQAGVMPIIFASSMLLFPTMMFSWLGSIWPESSMVAMLTNVFSNSRSGYIYNVLYIFLVYFFCYFWTAIMFNPKEISENLQNYGSFIPGYRPGNRTAAYLEQVMIRITYVGAAFLSVIAIFPTLIMNLFADLPVGIAMFYGGTGLLIVVSVALDLVQKIDSHLVMHNYSGLLEADDR; encoded by the coding sequence ATGTTTTCCAAATTGACCTTGTTATTCAGGATTCCGGAACTACGCAGGAAGATCATGTTGACACTCGGCTTATTGCTGGTGTATCGGCTTGGTTCCTGGATTCCGCTTCCAATTGTCAGCCAGGAATTACTCAGGCAGAACATAGAGAACATGGCTGGAGACACGGGTGGTCTCGGTCAAATGATGCAGATTGTTTCCATGTTCTCGGGTTCAAACCTTGAACAGGCAACAATCTTCGGCCTTGGCATTATGCCTTACATCTCTGCCTCTATTATTTTTCAGCTCCTTACGAGTGTTTATCCACCGTTGGAACAGTTGAAAAAAGAGGGCGAGTCTGGTCAGCGCAAAATTAATGAATACACAAGATACGCGACGATTCCGATCTGTCTCGTTCAAAGTTATATGTGGATCAACTGGCTCAGGAGCGGTATGGGATCAGGAATGTCTTTGATCCAAACTGGTTATGATGAACCGTTCTTTATCTTTGCCTGCGTACTCACCATGACTGTTGGAACATTGTTCCTGATGTGGGTTGGAGAGCAAATTGACGCTTATGGTATTGGTAACGGAATCAGTCTGTTAATCATGGCTGGAATTCTGGCTCGTATGCCAATTGAAGCTTGGGGTTTGATCAGTAAAGGTGTTAATGAAGGTGTTCAACTGGGAGCGGGCAAGGGGCTCGATGTCGGTGAACTTCTCATACTTGCGGTAATATTTGTGACAGTGGTTGTTGGTGTTATTGCCATCACGCAAGGTCAACGAAGAATTCCGATACAGTCGGCTAAACACGTTCGAGGTAATCGAGTGATGGGTGGCCAGCGACAGTCACTACCACTTCGAGTTAATCAGGCCGGCGTAATGCCGATCATTTTTGCTTCCAGCATGTTGCTATTCCCAACAATGATGTTCAGCTGGTTGGGCTCAATTTGGCCTGAGAGCAGCATGGTTGCGATGTTGACTAACGTCTTTTCGAATAGCCGAAGCGGATATATTTACAACGTTCTCTATATCTTTCTTGTCTACTTCTTCTGTTACTTCTGGACGGCGATTATGTTCAACCCGAAAGAGATTTCAGAGAACCTACAGAATTACGGTAGCTTCATTCCAGGTTACCGCCCAGGTAATCGGACAGCAGCTTATCTTGAGCAAGTAATGATTCGCATCACCTATGTTGGTGCGGCCTTCCTATCCGTTATTGCCATCTTCCCAACATTGATTATGAACTTGTTTGCTGACCTCCCTGTGGGAATTGCAATGTTCTATGGGGGAACAGGACTTCTGATTGTTGTTTCTGTTGCTCTTGATCTTGTACAAAAAATTGACAGCCACCTCGTTATGCACAACTACTCAGGTCTGCTGGAAGCAGACGACAGGTAG
- a CDS encoding aminotransferase class V-fold PLP-dependent enzyme, producing MTLYFDNAATSFPKPDSVYDAMNHYNRALGVAVGRGHHRAAGEVNSRIERCRQLAAQLFNIPNQKQIIFTFNGTDSLNLALRGVLRPGDHVITSVMEHNSVLRTVKDLEEHSGVEVSWLSADETGLIQIEKLKAAFRPNTRLVALIHASNVTGTLQPVEEACSLTKERGALFLLDAAQTAGQVPIDIASLPIDFLACPGHKGLLGPLGTGLLYINPEITEQVTSLRTGGTGTNSEEATQPTACPEKYESGNHNAPGLLGLTAGLEFLKERTIADIRKHETELMQQLQDGLLELPGLTVYGPHSPSARTGVLSLNLENFDPQDLSVVLDETFEIQTRSGYHCAPGAHQVIGSFERGGTLRLSPGPFTTSNDIETVVAAFREITSP from the coding sequence ATGACGCTTTACTTCGACAATGCCGCGACCAGTTTCCCCAAACCGGATTCGGTTTATGACGCCATGAATCATTACAATCGCGCTCTGGGTGTGGCCGTTGGAAGAGGGCATCATCGAGCCGCCGGAGAAGTGAATAGTCGCATCGAACGTTGCCGACAATTGGCGGCGCAGCTGTTCAATATCCCTAATCAGAAACAGATTATTTTTACCTTCAACGGAACAGACAGTCTGAACCTCGCACTGCGGGGCGTGCTCCGTCCGGGTGATCATGTCATCACGTCCGTTATGGAACACAACTCGGTTTTACGGACAGTGAAAGACCTGGAGGAACACTCGGGAGTAGAAGTCAGCTGGTTGTCCGCAGACGAGACAGGCCTCATTCAGATCGAAAAACTCAAGGCAGCCTTCCGTCCTAATACACGCCTCGTGGCCTTAATCCACGCCTCCAATGTGACTGGCACACTTCAACCCGTCGAGGAAGCGTGTTCTCTGACGAAGGAACGAGGGGCGTTGTTCCTGCTCGATGCGGCCCAAACCGCAGGACAGGTTCCTATCGATATCGCTAGCTTACCGATCGATTTTCTGGCCTGCCCTGGCCACAAAGGCCTCCTGGGGCCCCTTGGGACTGGCCTGCTCTACATCAATCCTGAGATCACCGAGCAAGTTACCAGCTTACGCACCGGCGGAACGGGTACCAACAGCGAAGAGGCCACCCAACCGACGGCTTGTCCTGAGAAATACGAATCAGGAAATCACAACGCGCCCGGTTTACTGGGACTCACAGCCGGACTTGAGTTTTTAAAAGAACGCACCATTGCAGACATTCGAAAGCACGAAACGGAATTGATGCAGCAACTACAGGACGGCCTCTTAGAACTGCCGGGCCTGACCGTATACGGTCCTCATAGCCCCTCAGCTCGCACAGGGGTACTCAGTCTTAACCTTGAGAATTTTGACCCGCAGGATCTCAGTGTGGTTCTAGACGAGACATTCGAGATTCAGACACGCTCGGGTTACCACTGTGCTCCTGGCGCCCATCAGGTCATAGGATCATTCGAACGAGGGGGTACTCTCAGACTCAGTCCCGGACCCTTTACGACCAGCAACGACATCGAAACAGTCGTGGCCGCATTCCGGGAAATCACCTCACCGTGA
- the rpsE gene encoding 30S ribosomal protein S5: protein MSRVATESKTESKEQVVQIRRCACVVKGGRRFSFAALVVVGDGNGKVGWGYGKATEVPLAVDKAVKQGNKSLEAVPIINSTIPHRVIGRYRASEVLLMPAKPGTGIIAGACVRAVVESVGISNILTKSFGSTNPLNLVKATFDALRQLRTREDIQRLRGVEL from the coding sequence ATGAGTCGAGTGGCTACTGAAAGTAAAACCGAATCCAAAGAACAAGTCGTTCAGATTCGACGCTGTGCCTGTGTTGTTAAAGGTGGTCGTCGTTTCAGTTTTGCGGCTCTGGTTGTTGTGGGTGACGGGAACGGCAAAGTAGGTTGGGGCTACGGTAAAGCAACTGAAGTCCCACTCGCTGTTGACAAAGCTGTTAAGCAGGGAAATAAATCTCTGGAAGCAGTTCCAATTATCAACTCAACAATTCCTCATCGCGTGATCGGTCGTTATCGAGCATCCGAAGTACTTCTGATGCCCGCCAAGCCTGGTACAGGTATCATTGCAGGTGCCTGTGTTCGAGCAGTGGTTGAATCCGTGGGAATCAGTAATATTCTAACCAAAAGTTTCGGTTCAACTAACCCGTTGAATTTGGTTAAAGCGACATTTGACGCGCTGCGACAGCTCCGCACACGTGAAGATATTCAACGTCTGAGAGGAGTTGAACTGTAA
- the rplX gene encoding 50S ribosomal protein L24 yields the protein MKIQRGDSVLVISGNDAGSTPRQVVQVLDGGKKVVLEGVNRVFKHVRRGHPKSPQGGRLQIELPVDSSNVKFYCSSCSKGTRVGYRFRDDGSKERFCKGCSTSINTISPAKAAHAAK from the coding sequence ATGAAAATTCAACGTGGTGATTCCGTACTGGTGATTTCCGGAAACGATGCAGGTAGCACTCCTCGTCAGGTCGTACAAGTCCTGGATGGTGGGAAGAAAGTGGTACTGGAAGGTGTCAACCGGGTATTCAAACACGTACGACGTGGACATCCAAAAAGTCCACAAGGTGGTAGATTACAGATTGAACTTCCAGTCGACAGCTCAAACGTAAAGTTCTACTGCAGCAGTTGCAGCAAAGGAACTCGTGTTGGCTATCGTTTCCGCGATGACGGCTCCAAAGAGCGTTTTTGCAAAGGGTGTTCAACCTCGATCAACACCATCAGTCCTGCTAAGGCCGCTCACGCTGCCAAATAG
- the rplO gene encoding 50S ribosomal protein L15, with translation MIIDDVHRGIKKNKTRKRIGRGPGSGHGKTSGRGHNGYYSRSGSSRRTGFEGGQTPLFQRIAKRGFNNKRFATTVGVVNLSRLEDCFNDGDEVTPDILKAKNLINNKFEEVKILGTGELTKKLSVKAHRFSKTALEQITAKGGTAEVIESLDS, from the coding sequence ATGATTATTGATGACGTCCATCGCGGAATTAAGAAAAACAAAACACGTAAACGGATTGGCCGTGGTCCAGGTTCTGGTCATGGAAAAACTTCCGGTCGTGGTCACAACGGGTATTACAGCCGTTCAGGTTCATCTCGTCGTACTGGATTCGAAGGGGGGCAGACTCCTCTATTCCAGCGTATCGCCAAACGTGGTTTTAATAACAAACGATTTGCGACGACGGTTGGTGTAGTGAATCTCTCTCGTCTTGAAGATTGCTTCAATGACGGTGATGAAGTCACTCCTGATATTCTTAAGGCTAAAAACCTGATTAATAATAAGTTCGAGGAAGTGAAAATCCTTGGAACAGGTGAGCTTACGAAGAAACTATCGGTGAAAGCCCATCGTTTCTCTAAGACTGCTCTAGAGCAGATCACTGCTAAAGGCGGGACCGCCGAAGTGATTGAATCACTAGACTCCTAG
- a CDS encoding type Z 30S ribosomal protein S14 translates to MASKSKIAKAERTPKYTSRRESRCKLCGRPRAVYRKFQVCRICFRSMALDGLIPGVKKASW, encoded by the coding sequence ATGGCCAGTAAATCCAAAATTGCCAAAGCCGAAAGAACACCGAAGTATACATCGCGAAGAGAATCGCGTTGTAAACTTTGCGGTCGACCGCGAGCTGTTTATCGCAAATTTCAAGTCTGCCGAATCTGTTTCCGCAGCATGGCTCTGGATGGACTTATTCCAGGCGTTAAAAAAGCAAGCTGGTAA
- the rplE gene encoding 50S ribosomal protein L5: MNRLQEKYKNDIVPVLRKELGRENIHSLPKLDKIVISMGVGSAIQDRKRLEEAFENLKVIAGQHPLKTRAKKSVAAFRLREGMEIGCCVTLRKRRMYDFLDRLITLALPRVRDFRGLNPNGFDGNGNYNMGLNEQVVFPEIKSDKVQHIQGMNITIVTSAMNNDEGRSLLKEFGMPFRVDK; the protein is encoded by the coding sequence ATGAACCGGCTACAGGAAAAATACAAAAACGACATTGTCCCCGTTCTCCGGAAGGAATTGGGTCGCGAAAATATTCATTCGCTTCCCAAGTTGGATAAGATCGTTATCAGCATGGGTGTTGGTAGTGCTATTCAGGATAGAAAACGTCTCGAAGAGGCGTTTGAAAACCTGAAGGTTATTGCCGGTCAGCACCCACTGAAAACCCGTGCGAAAAAATCAGTAGCGGCGTTTCGACTTCGTGAAGGCATGGAAATCGGATGTTGCGTAACCTTACGTAAGCGTCGAATGTACGATTTCCTCGATCGCTTGATCACATTGGCTTTGCCTCGCGTTCGCGACTTTCGTGGTTTGAATCCCAACGGATTTGATGGCAACGGAAACTACAACATGGGACTGAATGAACAGGTTGTATTCCCTGAAATCAAATCGGATAAAGTTCAACATATCCAGGGGATGAACATTACGATTGTTACTTCTGCTATGAATAATGACGAAGGGCGTTCACTGCTGAAAGAATTCGGCATGCCTTTCCGAGTCGACAAGTAA
- the moaA gene encoding GTP 3',8-cyclase MoaA yields the protein MPLNLLTDTFGRQHNNLRISVTDRCNLRCFYCMPADNVQFMDRKHLLTFEEIEQFVRMVVKVGVNKIRITGGEPLVRKDLHLLIAELHKIPELIDIGITTNAMLLPEQAHLLKEAGLSRVNISLDALSPEKFKQITRREGYEKTLEGIQAAQDAGFDPIKINAVSVRGVTEEEIVPFGEFARKTGLEIRFIEFMPLDAENAWEREKVLFAHEIIEKLSTEIMPLEPTGNNAPTAPATEFQFADGIGKIGFISSVSRPFCQNCNRFRLTADGKMRNCLFSLEETDIKSLLRAGASEEEVLAAVRGSIHDKKEGHEINTARFIQPDRPMHSIGG from the coding sequence ATGCCACTCAATCTTTTGACCGACACCTTTGGTCGCCAACATAACAACCTCCGGATCAGCGTGACCGACCGCTGTAACCTCCGGTGTTTCTATTGCATGCCGGCTGACAACGTTCAGTTCATGGATCGCAAACATCTGTTGACATTCGAAGAGATCGAGCAGTTCGTTCGGATGGTCGTGAAAGTAGGCGTTAACAAAATCCGCATCACCGGGGGCGAACCACTCGTACGCAAAGATCTGCATTTGCTCATTGCCGAGTTGCATAAAATTCCGGAACTAATAGACATCGGCATCACCACCAACGCAATGCTGCTACCCGAACAGGCTCACCTGTTAAAAGAAGCGGGCCTGAGCCGAGTTAACATTAGCCTGGATGCCCTCTCACCTGAGAAATTTAAACAGATCACCCGCCGCGAAGGTTATGAAAAAACTCTCGAAGGAATTCAGGCTGCCCAGGACGCGGGCTTTGACCCTATCAAAATCAATGCAGTCTCTGTCCGGGGCGTCACCGAGGAGGAGATTGTCCCCTTCGGAGAATTCGCTCGAAAAACCGGGCTCGAAATTCGCTTTATCGAATTCATGCCACTCGATGCCGAAAACGCGTGGGAACGGGAAAAGGTGTTGTTTGCCCACGAAATCATCGAGAAACTGTCCACCGAGATAATGCCACTGGAGCCAACTGGGAATAACGCCCCCACGGCTCCCGCAACGGAATTTCAATTCGCGGATGGCATTGGCAAAATCGGATTCATTTCATCTGTCTCTCGCCCCTTCTGCCAGAACTGTAATCGGTTCCGACTCACGGCTGATGGAAAAATGCGGAACTGTCTTTTCAGTCTGGAAGAGACCGACATCAAATCATTACTCCGGGCCGGTGCCTCGGAAGAAGAAGTTCTCGCGGCCGTCCGAGGCAGTATTCACGACAAAAAAGAGGGACACGAGATCAACACCGCCCGCTTCATTCAGCCCGATCGTCCCATGCACTCGATCGGTGGCTAG
- a CDS encoding DNA-directed RNA polymerase subunit alpha — protein sequence MRIRWRGLELPNRVQLDRESASTTYGSFSIEPFERGYGVTIGNSLRRILLSSLEGSAVTRVKIQGVQHEFSTIPGVVEDVTEICLNLKSLIVKSYNPVSTVVRIEKHERGVVTGADVITNNQIEIINKDLVIATMTDDVPLSMELTIDSGRGYIPASERSLMENESGVILLDAIYSPVTRVRYKTVDTRVGQRTNYDKLTMEIWTDGTISPEMSLVEAAKIMRKHLNPFISYREPGPELPPESSLKGMQEATGYAPVDVEMEAKLNQSLAELNLSVRATNCLESEGINTVRDLVTKTEDQLLQVRNFGETTLHEVRARLDQINLRLGMRIPQGSMNPPPRQ from the coding sequence ATGCGTATTCGTTGGCGCGGACTGGAGTTGCCGAATCGTGTTCAATTGGATCGGGAAAGTGCTTCCACAACTTATGGAAGCTTTTCGATCGAACCGTTCGAACGTGGTTATGGTGTCACTATTGGAAACAGCTTGCGTCGGATTCTACTTTCCAGTCTGGAAGGCAGTGCCGTTACGCGTGTTAAGATTCAGGGTGTTCAGCATGAGTTTTCTACCATTCCTGGTGTGGTTGAGGACGTCACTGAAATTTGCCTGAACCTCAAATCCTTAATCGTAAAAAGCTACAATCCAGTCAGTACGGTGGTGCGGATTGAAAAGCATGAACGAGGTGTGGTTACGGGTGCTGATGTCATCACCAACAATCAGATCGAAATCATTAATAAAGACCTTGTCATCGCTACGATGACTGACGATGTTCCGTTGTCGATGGAACTGACGATCGATAGTGGTCGAGGTTATATTCCAGCATCTGAACGTTCTTTGATGGAGAATGAATCAGGAGTCATTCTGCTGGACGCAATTTACTCACCCGTGACTCGAGTTCGATACAAAACGGTCGATACACGAGTGGGGCAGCGAACCAACTATGACAAACTGACAATGGAAATCTGGACGGACGGAACAATTTCTCCGGAGATGTCTTTGGTTGAAGCCGCTAAAATTATGCGGAAACACCTCAACCCGTTTATCTCTTATCGAGAACCAGGTCCAGAACTTCCTCCAGAAAGTAGTCTCAAAGGCATGCAGGAAGCAACTGGTTACGCTCCTGTTGATGTTGAGATGGAAGCTAAGCTGAATCAATCATTGGCGGAATTGAATCTTTCTGTTCGGGCAACAAACTGCCTTGAATCAGAGGGAATTAACACCGTTCGTGATCTGGTTACTAAAACGGAAGATCAATTGTTACAGGTTCGCAACTTTGGTGAAACAACACTTCACGAAGTTCGTGCCCGCCTTGATCAGATTAACCTGCGTTTGGGAATGCGAATCCCGCAGGGATCGATGAATCCTCCTCCTCGTCAATAA
- the rplR gene encoding 50S ribosomal protein L18, whose product MKRQKQIHTMRKRRKFRIRNHIRRTAHGVPRLSVFRSNNHIYAQIIDDVAGETLVASTTLGKSDLTGNRVGAAAVGKEIAQKASEKGIEKVVFDRGAYKYHGRIAALADAAREGGLKF is encoded by the coding sequence ATGAAACGGCAAAAACAGATTCATACAATGCGTAAACGACGTAAATTCCGTATTCGGAATCATATTCGTCGGACTGCGCACGGCGTACCCCGCTTGTCGGTGTTTCGCAGCAACAACCATATTTACGCTCAAATTATCGACGATGTCGCTGGTGAAACTCTGGTTGCTAGTACGACTCTCGGTAAATCTGATTTGACTGGTAATCGAGTTGGAGCAGCTGCAGTCGGTAAAGAAATAGCTCAGAAAGCTTCTGAAAAAGGCATTGAAAAGGTTGTCTTTGACCGGGGAGCTTATAAGTACCATGGTCGGATCGCTGCCTTGGCAGATGCTGCCCGTGAAGGTGGATTGAAGTTCTAA